Within the Kribbella aluminosa genome, the region GTGGTGTAGAGGATCCGGCCGGCGCGGGCGGCGACCAGATGGTGGATGTACTCCGCGTCGTGCACCAGCGGGGTCAGCGCCGGGAGACCCGAGCCGGCGAGATCGAGCAGCGAGAGTTGACCGCGCTCGTCGCCGCCGGTGTCGTGCTCGACGACGACCTGGCTGCTGCCCGGGACGAACCGGGCGCCGCGGCAGGTGTCGCCCAGATCGGTCAGTGCGCGCCAGGTCCCGTCCGCGGTGACCTCGTTGACCTGGCGGGTGCCGGTGCCGTCGTACAGCACCAGCATCCGGCCCGCGTCGTCGATGTCGAGGGCCAGGGTGGTGGGCAGAGAGAACAGCGTCGTCAGCAGCACGCGCACATCCTCCCACCCACCCCAGGTCGCTTACGTCCGAAGATCTGAGGGCTCTGGACCACGATTCTTCGGACGTAAGCGGCTTTAGCGGTCTCCGTGCCAGGAGTGCCAGAGCGCGGCGTACGGACCCTGGGCGTCCACCAGTTCGTCGTGGGCGCCCAGCTCGACGATCTTGCCGTCCTCGACGACGGCGATCACGTCGGCGTCGTGGGCGGTGTGCAGCCGGTGCGCGATCGCGACCACGGTCCGGCCTTCCAGTACGGTCGCCAGCGACCGCTCCAGGTGCCGGGCCGCCCGCGGGTCCATCAACGAGGTCGCCTCGTCCAGGACCAGCGTGTGCGGGTCAGCCAGCACCAGCCGGGCCAGTGCGACCTGCTGCGCCTGTGCCGGCGTCAGCGAGACACCACCGGACCCCACCTCGGTGTCCAGCCCGTCGTCGAACCCGGCAACCCAGCCGTCGGCGTCCACCGACCGCAGCGCTGCCCACAGGTCCGCGTCGGACGCGCCCTGCCGAGCCAGCCGCAGGTTGTCCCGCACGCTGCCCACGAACACGTGGTGCTCCTGGTTGACCAGGGCGACGTGACTGCGCACCTGCTCCGCAGACATCCGGTCCAGCGCCGCACCACCCAGGGTGATGTCGCCGACCCGTGGCGAGTAGATGCCGGCCAGCAACCGGCCCAGTGTCGACTTGCCCGCACCGGACGGCCCGACCAGCGCCACCCGGGCACCTGGCTCGACGGTCAGCGTCACGCCGTGCAGCACGTCGCGACCCTCCAGGTACCCGAACCGTACGTCGTCCGCCAGCACGGTCCGCCCGTTCGGCTCGTCCTCGCTGGTGGTGACAGCCGTCTCCACCTCACGGACCCCGACCAGCCGCGCCAGGGACACCTGCGCCACCTGCAGCTCGTCGTACCAGCGGATCATCATGTTGACCGGCTCGACCAGCTGCTGGATGTAGAGCGCACCCGTGGTCAGCGCACCGACCGTCAGCCAGCCCTGGATCGCGAACCCGCCACCGATGACCAGCACTGCGGCCAGTGCGATCGTGTGGGTCATGTTGATGATCGGGAACAGGATCATCCGCAGGTACAGCGTGTACCGCTCCCAGGCGACCCACTGACCGATCCGGGTGTCACCGGACTGGATGCGCCGGTGACCGAGCCGGTGCGACTCGACGGTGCGGCCGGCGTCGACCGTCTCGGCCAGCGCCGAGGCGACCGCGGCGTACCCGGCCGCCTCCGACCGGTACGCCGATGGCGCACGGCGGAAGTACCACCGGCCGCCGATGATCAGGATCGGCGCCGCGATCACGATCGCCACGGCCAGCGCCGGCGCGGTCACGATCAGCGCTCCGATCAGCAGCGACGCCCAGATGATCGCGATCGTCAGCTGCGGTACGGCGTCCCGCATCGCGTGCGACAGCCGGTCGATGTCGGTGGTGATCCGGGACAGCAGGTCACCCGTACCGGCCCGCTCCAGCACGCCCGGCGGCAGGCCGACCGCGCGGACCAGGAAGTCCTCACGGAGGTCCGCGAGCATCTCCTCACCGAGCACCGCACCGCGCAGGCGGGTGATCCGGGTGAACACGGTCTGCACCGCGAGCGCGATCACGAACCCGATCACGACGGACGGCAGCTGCACGTCGGTGCGGCCCTCGGACAGCTTCTGCACCACGTTGCCGAGCAGCCACGGTCCGACCATGCCGCTGAGCGCCGCGACCGCGTTCACCACAGTCAGCCACAGGAACTGCCGCCGGTGCCTGCGGAACAGCGACTTGATGTAGGCGCGGACGGTTGTGCCCTGCGCCACCGGGAGCCGCACTACTTCCTGCGGGGCTGCCGGGTCGTACAGCGGGCGCTTCACACCGACTCCTCGAACGTTGCTTCTTCTTCACGGGTCACAACCGCGCGGTACTGCGGGTTGGTGTGCAGCAGCTCGTGATGCGTACCGACAGCGGCCACCTGGCCGTCCGGCACGAACACCACCCGCTCCGCGCGGTCCAGCATCAGCGGGCTCGACGAGAACACCACTGTGGTCCGGCCGCGGCGCAGCAGTTGCAGGCCATCCGCGATCCGGGCCTCGGTGTGCGCGTCGACCGCACTGGTCGGCTCGTCGAGCACCAGCACCTGCGGGTCGACGTACAGCGACCTCGCCAGCGCCACCCGCTGCCGCTGACCGCCGGACAGGGACCTGCCCCGCTCGGTCAGGAACGCGTTCATCGCGTCGGACTCACCGGCCGGCAGCGACTGCCGCAGCACATCGAGGATGTCCTCGCACTGTGCCGCGTCCAGCGCCGTCTCCGCAGAGACCACGCCGCTGGCCGGTACGTCGAACAGGTCGCGCACCGTCCCCGACAACAGCACCGGGTCCTTGTCCTGCACCAGCACGACAGTGCGCGCCGAGTCGAGCGGGAGGTCGTCCAGCGCGACACCGTCGAGCAGCACGGAGGCCTCGTCGGTAGCCGTCGGGCTGTGGCCGCCCAGCCGGTCGGCCAGCAGACCGCCGGTGTCCGGGTCGCCGCTGACCACCGCGGTGAAGCTCCCGGCCGGGACGTGCAGCCCGGTGACCGGGTCGAGCAGGTCGCCCGCCGGCAGTTGCGCCTCGGCTGTGGCCTTGGTCTCGTCGGTCCGCTGCAGCGACAGCACCCGCGCCGCCCGCCGGGCCGACACCTTCGAGAAGATGAACGCGCTCGCGGTCTCCTCGAACGTGTGCAGCGGCACCAGCATGAACGTGATGAAGCCGTACGTCGTGACCAGCTCGCCGACCGAGATGTGACCGGACGTCACCAGCCCGACGCCCATCCACACCACGATCACCAGGAACAGCCCGAAGAACAGCACCTGGAGCGCGGCGATCAGCGACCACATCCGGGCGCTGCGCACCGCGCTCGTGCGGTACTCCTGCGAGGCGGCGCGGTACCGCTCCAGGAACAGCTGCTCACCGCCGATGCCGCGCAGCACCCGCAGCCCGGCGACGGTGTCGGCGGCGAGCTCGGTGGCCCGGCCGCCCTTGGCCCGCTGCTCGTCCGCGCGGCGCTCCGCGGGACCCATCAGCGGGATGATCGAGAACGCCAGCACCGGGACGGCGACGGCGACCACCAGCCCGAGCCGGGGTTCGTACAGCAGCAGGCCGATGACGACGGCGAAGCAGGTCAGCAGCGCGGCCACGAACCGGCCGAGCACCTCGACGAACCAGCCGATCTTCTCGACGTCGCCGCTGCTCACCTGCACGACCTCGCCGGCCGCGATCCGCCGGGTGAGCAGCGAGCCGAGCTCCGCGGCCTTGCGGAACAGGAGTTGCTGGAGGCGGGCCGCGGTACTGATCCAGTTAGTCACGACGGCCCGGTGGAAGAACGAGTCGGCGCCGGCCTTGGCCGCGCCGAAGGCGAGCAGCAGCACGCCGGACAGGATCAGCTTGGACCAGGACAGGTCGATGGCCGCCTGCACGGCGAGCCCGACCGCGACCGGAGCGGCGGCGATCCCGCCGAAGTACACCAGGCCCCAGAACACCGCGAGCAGCTGCCCGCGGAGCTGCTGGTGCTCCAGCCAGAGAATGAGTCGGAGGCCGGACCGGGTATCGGGCACACCCGGATCGGCGAACGGAATGAGGCGCAACGACATGACGTCTCGCAATGAGGCATAGAGGGATTGAAAAAAGGGGCCTGACCAGGCGAATGGATCAAGCCTAGGCGCCCCCGCCGACAACCCGTCAAACCCTTTTCAGCCAGTGGTCACCGGGCTCGCCTCAGTTGTCCGAGCGGCTCAGTCCGACGGCCAGCCCGGCCTGGAACCGGGTCGCTGCGTTCAGCGTGGTCTGTACTCGTTGGACTCGCCTGCCGACCGTCCGCAGGCTGATGCCCAGCTGGCGGGCGATGGCCTGGTCGCCCATCCCCGCGGCGAGCAGAGCGATCAATGTGCGGTCGTCGTCGGGGTCCAGTTGGTCGCTGCGCGGTGCGGTGTCCAGGGTCAGTGGTGGAGCGCTCGCCCACACTCGCTCGAAGAGTGCGATCAGGCTGTCCAGCAGCGAGCTAGGCCGGATGACCAGCAGCCCTTCGGTCACCGGGCGTCCAGTGACCGCCGGCATGGTCGCCACCTTGTCGTCGTAGATCGCGAGCCGGACCGGTACGTCGCCGACCACCCGAGCCTGCTCGCCGACGGTCAGCGTCTCACGCAGCATGTCCAGTCCCTGCTCGTCCACGGCGGCCCGGCTGTAGACGATCCGGTGTCGGACACCGCGCTGGATGGCTGCCGTGACCGGTTTGGTGTCCGCCGGTACCAGTCGCTTGCCGTACGGCGGTGTCTCGAAGGCGCGGATCTCGGAGCGGGTGGCACTGTGCAGGGCGAGCCCGTAGGCAGGCGCCTGGTCTCCCGGGACAACCTCCACCGGTGCCTGCCGGAGCGGATCCGGGGTGGCCCGGTGCAACCGCTCCAGCTCCTGCACTCTGGCCGCTGCCCGATCCAGCTCCAGCTGACGCGTGTCGAGCATCCCCTGCAGCGCGAGCTCCGGTGGCACCGCCGTGTACCGCCCGTCGGTGACGCGGAGGAAGTGTTTGGCCAACAGAGCGGCGAGGGTATCGCTGACGGGTACGTCCGGATCGGCGTGGACCAGCTCGTCCGCCGTCTGGCCGGGATGCGTCAGTACGTGCTCGTAGAGCCGCTCTTGCGTGGCGTCGATCCCCAGGCCTTCCAGCACTCGCACAGGCTATGGCCGATCTCAGTCAATGGCCTAGTCCGGTCCTCCGGATACCTTTACAGCCCTGACGAGGCTCGGTGACGCTCCAGGTATCCGCCTGTGCCTCAGGAGCCGCCATGTCCCGCCCAGCTCTGTCTGTCCTGCTCGGAACCATGCTGGTCGCCGGTTTGCTGTCCGCGGCCGACGCCGCGGCTGCGTCCCCGCAGCGGGCTGCGTCGGCTTCCCGGAGCACCGCCGACCCCGGTCTGCCGCAGGTCACCGCCCCGACCACCGTCACCCTGGTGACCGGCGACAAGATCACCCTGACCCCCGATCCGGACGGCACCCAGGTGTCGATGCAGCCGGCCGTGCGCCCGAACGGCTACCGCCCCGTGATCCGGCTGAGTGAACTCAACGGTCACCGGGTGGCCGTCCCCGAGGACGCTGGACCGCTGATCGCGTCCGGAGTGCTCGACCAGACCCTGTTCGACCTCAACTACCTGGTCGCCAACGGCTACGCCGACAACGCGACCAAGCAGTTGCCGTTGATCACCCAGATGACCTCCGCGGTCCCGGCCGCGAAGGTACGCCACCAAGCCGACGCGGTCCCCGGGGTCACGCCGACCGTGCAGCTCGACAGTTTGCAC harbors:
- a CDS encoding helix-turn-helix domain-containing protein, whose translation is MLEGLGIDATQERLYEHVLTHPGQTADELVHADPDVPVSDTLAALLAKHFLRVTDGRYTAVPPELALQGMLDTRQLELDRAAARVQELERLHRATPDPLRQAPVEVVPGDQAPAYGLALHSATRSEIRAFETPPYGKRLVPADTKPVTAAIQRGVRHRIVYSRAAVDEQGLDMLRETLTVGEQARVVGDVPVRLAIYDDKVATMPAVTGRPVTEGLLVIRPSSLLDSLIALFERVWASAPPLTLDTAPRSDQLDPDDDRTLIALLAAGMGDQAIARQLGISLRTVGRRVQRVQTTLNAATRFQAGLAVGLSRSDN
- a CDS encoding ABC transporter transmembrane domain-containing protein encodes the protein MSLRLIPFADPGVPDTRSGLRLILWLEHQQLRGQLLAVFWGLVYFGGIAAAPVAVGLAVQAAIDLSWSKLILSGVLLLAFGAAKAGADSFFHRAVVTNWISTAARLQQLLFRKAAELGSLLTRRIAAGEVVQVSSGDVEKIGWFVEVLGRFVAALLTCFAVVIGLLLYEPRLGLVVAVAVPVLAFSIIPLMGPAERRADEQRAKGGRATELAADTVAGLRVLRGIGGEQLFLERYRAASQEYRTSAVRSARMWSLIAALQVLFFGLFLVIVVWMGVGLVTSGHISVGELVTTYGFITFMLVPLHTFEETASAFIFSKVSARRAARVLSLQRTDETKATAEAQLPAGDLLDPVTGLHVPAGSFTAVVSGDPDTGGLLADRLGGHSPTATDEASVLLDGVALDDLPLDSARTVVLVQDKDPVLLSGTVRDLFDVPASGVVSAETALDAAQCEDILDVLRQSLPAGESDAMNAFLTERGRSLSGGQRQRVALARSLYVDPQVLVLDEPTSAVDAHTEARIADGLQLLRRGRTTVVFSSSPLMLDRAERVVFVPDGQVAAVGTHHELLHTNPQYRAVVTREEEATFEESV
- a CDS encoding ABC transporter ATP-binding protein; the encoded protein is MKRPLYDPAAPQEVVRLPVAQGTTVRAYIKSLFRRHRRQFLWLTVVNAVAALSGMVGPWLLGNVVQKLSEGRTDVQLPSVVIGFVIALAVQTVFTRITRLRGAVLGEEMLADLREDFLVRAVGLPPGVLERAGTGDLLSRITTDIDRLSHAMRDAVPQLTIAIIWASLLIGALIVTAPALAVAIVIAAPILIIGGRWYFRRAPSAYRSEAAGYAAVASALAETVDAGRTVESHRLGHRRIQSGDTRIGQWVAWERYTLYLRMILFPIINMTHTIALAAVLVIGGGFAIQGWLTVGALTTGALYIQQLVEPVNMMIRWYDELQVAQVSLARLVGVREVETAVTTSEDEPNGRTVLADDVRFGYLEGRDVLHGVTLTVEPGARVALVGPSGAGKSTLGRLLAGIYSPRVGDITLGGAALDRMSAEQVRSHVALVNQEHHVFVGSVRDNLRLARQGASDADLWAALRSVDADGWVAGFDDGLDTEVGSGGVSLTPAQAQQVALARLVLADPHTLVLDEATSLMDPRAARHLERSLATVLEGRTVVAIAHRLHTAHDADVIAVVEDGKIVELGAHDELVDAQGPYAALWHSWHGDR